The DNA sequence agggagcgggggCGGAAAAGCCGGGACGCGCCGGTTGCACACTCGCGGGGCGTGCGGATGCACAGGCACAGGGGTCGCACACGCACGCACGTTGCAGACACGCACATGTCAATTGCACACACGCTCATTGCACGCGGACGCGTTGCACACGCAGGAACCGCGCACACGCGGGGCGCACGCAGCAGCACACACTGCACACGCATGACGCGCACACGCcacacgcaccccccccccccgtgtcacTGCTGCAGGCTGTGACACCCCAGCACACGAGGGTCCCCACACCCcaccccggccccagccccgtgATGCCGCTGCGGGGTCACCGCAGGCCCGGGCTGGCCCCATCGCACCAGCACTGGGGAGCACTGGGACAaactgggaaggactgggagGCACTGAGGACTGGGAGCACTGCAACGGACTGGAGGCACGGAGGCCTGGGGACACCGGGAGGGTGTATTCCCACAGGGGGCCGTGGGTGCAGCCGCCCCGCAGTCCGCCTGGCACCCATCCTGGCACCCATCCTGGCAGCCGGCGTCGGGCCCAGGGCGTGGGTGCCGGGCAGGATGGTGCAGAGCCGGGCCCGGGGGCCCCGGCGGCGGAACGGGTCGGACGGgtgcacggggagggggggcccCCCACAGccggggtgggtgctggggagccgcccagggaccccccccggcacccaccGATGGCTCCCGTGACTCACCGGGGCCTCTCCCCGCCCTGGCCGGCGGCCCCGGCGCCCTTCAaaggggagcggggcaggggcgAGCCCAACCGGCTCATCGGGGTGCtgcgccggggggggggagggaggccGGCCCGCCTGGgttccctccccagcaccccgtgGGTGCAGCCATGGGTTTCCCACGCACGGACCAGGCGGACCCCCTTCCCTTGGGGAAAGTGAGGCACgcaccaccccccacccaccccatccacctcggggggggggtgcgtctgggctggcagctggggccgaggctgggggggggggcggccccTCTTTGAATTACAAATAAGCTCCGGCGAGCGTGGCCTTTGTCTGGGCCATTGTGTGGGGCCGGCGGAGGCCCCCGGgggagaaagagggggaaaggcaggcagagccaTCCCCCCAcccggctgcagcccccccttccctccgcccccccccccccgggacagGCAGCTCAGCAGTTCTTGGCTTTATtggatggagggaggggacACTTTCCGTGTCCGTGAAGGGGCCAGGGCATGGGGGGGTCCCCAACCCCACTCAGGGGGACACGGGGTGGCCGGAGTCCCGATAGCGTCAGTCCTTTGGCCGTAGGAGCGCGGTGCTCcgtgccgctgggggggggcaggcggtgaccggcagctccctgccccagaCGGGCCCTGAAGCGAAGGTGATGGGCGCAGCCCCAGCCGGCGATGAAGGCAGGGTGATGATTCAGGAGGCCCCGAAGGTCCCTGGGAGCGCGGGGGGGTGCGGGCAGGACTCAGGCGCTGTTGACACCCATGTTCTGCatctgctcctccagcacccGCTCACCTCCCACCCCTGGCTTCTTCTTGCccccctcctgctgcttcttctgcttcttggAGAGCTCCTGCTCGATGGGAGCCGGCTTCACGAACGGGATCAGTTCCCGCAGGTCTGGGCAGAAGGGAGAGCGGGCATCACCCATCACACACCCTCCCAGCATTGGGGGCCCCCCCCAGGAcccaggctgggtggggaagggagggtgcTGGGTGTTACCTGGGGGCATGAAGTCTCGGAGCTTCTCAGGGATGCAGATGCCCTCCTCGGTCTGGTAGTTCTCCAGGATGGCGCAGATGGTGCGGGTGGTGGCACACATTGTGGCGTTCAGCATGTGCACAAACTCCACCTGCAGCGGGGACACAGCGAGGGGGACGTATGAGACGGGAAAGGCCAGGTCGGGGGGACATGACCAGGAGtaccccctccccacccagcccagcagctcgGCCTCACCTTGTCCATCATCTTCTTAGTCTGTCCATAGCGGATGCGCAGGCGTCGTGCCTGGTAGTCGGTGCAGTTGGAGCAGGACACGAGCTCGCGGAAAGCACCAGAACCAGGGAACCAGGCCTCCAGGTCCAGCTTCTTACTGGCAGCGTGGTTGAGGGagcctgggagagaggagggcaGCGTTGAGGGGGGTCCGCTCCCCTCCGCAATGTACCCAtcctggggacagcagcatGGGAAGCCCCCGAGGTGACTTGGGAAGGGACGTGGggttcctgctctgcagcaccgAGGCTGGAAAGGAGCATTTAAATGGGATATTTTTCCTGGgacagtttccaggaggagtTGGGACGCTCAAACTGTCCCCTGGGAAGGGACTGTGAGGACAGGCATGGCAGGGAGCCCACACCCGGTCCTGGTGGACCCAGAGCAAACCAGAGGATCTCTGCACAAAACCAAACGTGTCCTTCCTCCACGCTCCGGGGCTGaggcacctcctccccctcgcCAGGTCTGGGAACAAACACCACGGGAAGGCGAGCCAGGGACAAAGAACACCAAGCCGGGAAGTGGGTCAGGGCCACCGTGACACCCAAGGCACTGGCAGAGGTGGCTGGCGTCCATCTGCGGCACCACAGCACAGAGAGGTGGCCCTGGTGCCACACGGCAAGACAGCCTGTCCCTACCCGAGACGATGTTGACGATGTGGTAGGGGATGCCCAGGGACTGGTAGAAATCCTCGGCCGTGGCCATCATCTCCTCAAACATCTCCCACGACTTGTTGTCATGGGGCGAGGCGTAGACAAACTGCTCAATCTGCAAAGAGAACGGAATGCCACATTGGCGCTGGGCCCGGATGCAGCCCCAAATTCCCATTGGGAACACTGCCCCGGCTCCTCTCACCTTCTCGAACTGGTGGACGCGGAAGATGCCGCGGGTGTCGCGGCCATGCGAGCCCACCTCCTGACGGAAGCAGGTCGACAGCCCCGCATACTTGATGGGCAGATCCTCCGGTTTCAACCACTCGTCCCGGTGCAGGGCGGCGATGGGCTGCTCCGAGGTGGCGATCAGGTACTTCTCGTCAATGGAGCTGTCGTCAGCCTTCTCACTGCCTTTGCCAATCACCTGGAGGGGACGCAAGAGCCACcgtcccccttccccagctgctcctgcacctcTGGGGACTGACACTCCCTGGCAGATGCCTTCTGGGGCCAGCGCTCAGAGTGGGGACAGGATGGCTTGGGAAAGGCAGCTGCTGCCGTTTACTGCTTGTTTGGCCTCCTTCAAAGGCCCCAGTGGCCTCCTGCCAGCGAGGTTGGGGATGAGCCACCTCCCCAGCACCGCATCGCCATGACAACTGTGTCAGCCATGAAGATGGACCCCAGAgacagggagcagaagggagcCACTGCCATGGTGGCGGTGGCCTCACTGGGGCAGAGGGGGTCTCAGCTGGCTCCCTGCCCGTGGGGGAGGCCGTGCGGCTGTGGCTTGGTTGGAATGCTGGTGCTCAGAGGGGGGGTGCCATGTGATGAGACACAGAGACCCAGCGGGTGTCAAGTCGCTCACCTTGTAGAGCTCCTCGTCGAACTGGCTGAGCTGGGCGACCTCCTGCATCACCTCCTTCCGCATGAAGAAGGGGGTGTAGACGGGAGTGTAGCCCTTGGCGCGGAGGCTCTGCAGGGCATACTGGATCAGGGCCTGCTCCAGGAACACCAGGGGACCCTGGGGGACAAGGGAAGCCACTGcctgtcacacacacaccccactaCGCCATCTCTTCTTGCCCAGCAGGTCTGGGAACGCATGGAGCCCAGGCCAGCTTCAGGTTGCTCCAGCTGCCAGGCTCAGCATCACCCTCCGACCATGGCAGGGATGCCAGAGCAGATCTGGAGGCTGCCCAGGCCGCGGCAGCACCACCAAGGCCAGAGTCCATCCCATGCAACGAGCTGGCTCAGCACGAGCTCATGCTGCCGCGGAGGCTCCCATGGCTGCAGTGAGCTCAGCCCAGGGGAGGAGAAGCCACGACCCCCATCCTCCCCTTGCTTCCCTCAGCTCTCCCTCTAGCTCCTGTCGTTTCCATCCCCCCGCGGGGGTCTGGGCTCTCACCTTAAGGAAGTAGCCCCGGCTGCCCGCCACGAcagcccccttctctccctcgTAACCATCTACCATCACCACCAGGTCTACGTGGGAATacttcttcctgcagctgcagtcaCCCCAGACCCGTTCCACCTTGTTGTCCACATCCtgcacaaagacagaaaaaaaaggaggggaacaCATCACCtcagctccccagggctgcggTGACACCAGTCTCTGCATTGTACTGGGCCCAGTTTGGAACCTCACACTACAAAGCCTGGAACCCCAGTCCTGATCCTGGCTGGTCACTTATTTTGCGGCCACTTGGCAGCCGGCCCGGCCCAATTGTGTTCCCCcagaaaaatattcctgctgGGTGAATGAAGGCAGCGGAGGGAGATCCCAGCCCCCCCGGCTGGAAGCAAGTTTCCCATGTATTCCCTCAACAATGGCCATGCCCAGCGTTGTCTGAGCTGCTCTTTGTGTGCTCCCGGCAGGAAACGCTGTCTTGTCATGCAGATTGCATTCACCCGCCCCGGGTTGCGGGGGACCTCCCCGCAGCGAGCCCCTCGCTTGCTGGCAGTTGTCTGGCTTTGATGAACCGGCACGGTCGGCTCTGAGTGCACTCTCTTCCCTACCTCATCGTTGCTGATGGGCACCGAGGGGTGGAGGAGGTTCC is a window from the Balearica regulorum gibbericeps isolate bBalReg1 chromosome 25, bBalReg1.pri, whole genome shotgun sequence genome containing:
- the SARS1 gene encoding serine--tRNA ligase, cytoplasmic; the encoded protein is MVLDLDLFRADKGGDPAMVRDMQRKRFKDPALVDALVRADGAWRRCRFRADNLNKLKNLCSKTIGDKMKKKEPVGTDESVPESAQNLDELTADVLGTLQVSQIKQVRLLIDEAILKCDAERVRLEAERFESLREIGNLLHPSVPISNDEDVDNKVERVWGDCSCRKKYSHVDLVVMVDGYEGEKGAVVAGSRGYFLKGPLVFLEQALIQYALQSLRAKGYTPVYTPFFMRKEVMQEVAQLSQFDEELYKVIGKGSEKADDSSIDEKYLIATSEQPIAALHRDEWLKPEDLPIKYAGLSTCFRQEVGSHGRDTRGIFRVHQFEKIEQFVYASPHDNKSWEMFEEMMATAEDFYQSLGIPYHIVNIVSGSLNHAASKKLDLEAWFPGSGAFRELVSCSNCTDYQARRLRIRYGQTKKMMDKVEFVHMLNATMCATTRTICAILENYQTEEGICIPEKLRDFMPPDLRELIPFVKPAPIEQELSKKQKKQQEGGKKKPGVGGERVLEEQMQNMGVNSA